The Tardibacter chloracetimidivorans region ATCGGAATCGCCTCGAGCAGGCGCAGAACCTGGATGAACTCGCGTTTGCCCTTGTTGCCCATCCGCCCCTCAAGAAGGTGACGCAGATGCTGGAACACCTCGGGCAAGGCCCAGTCCTGTAGCGCGGCGGCCTGATCGAGCGCATTGGGCTTGGTCTCGATCAGCGCCAGATAATGGAGCGGGTTCGCCACGAACATGGCCTCGCCATAACAGCGGGGATGCCGGGCGATCTCCTCGCCGCCGCACAGGATTACGACCGCGTCGACGAAGCCCTTCACTACGACGTCCTGGAAGCCGTAACGGGTGGGCACCGAGTAGTCGTTGGTCCGGTAGCGCACCAGCGCGGTCGAGGACACGCGCGCACTGCGCGTCTCGCAAGGCTCGAACGCCCCCGCCGGCAAGGGGCGCATCGCCGCCAGATCGGCCAGCAGCCGTGCGCCGATCGTCTCGCTGTGGCGGCCCGCCCGCTCTTCCTGCCGGGCACGGCAGCGACGCTCCAGTTCGGCGTTGAAGGCATCGTAGCTCGCCGCGTGCGGGATAGGCACCATGAAGTGTGACCGGGCATGCTTCACCAGGCCTTCGACCTTCCCCTTGTCGTTGCCTTTGCCGGGACGCCCGAACCGATCCGTGAACAGATAGTGGCTGACCAGCCCGGTAAAGGCCTGCGTGCGCTCGCGCTTGCCGTCGCCGCAGATCTTCGCAACCGCGATCTTCGTGTTATCGTACAGGATCGAGCACGGCACCCCGCCAAAGAAGGCGAACGCTGACACGTGCCCATCGAGGAAGGCCTCGGTCGTCTCCGCAGGATAGGCCTTTACGAAGCAGGCATCCGATTGCGGCAGGTCCATACAGAAAAAGTGAACCTTCTGACGAACGCCGTCGATCACCCCCACCGCTTCGCCAAAATCCACCTGCGCGTGTCCCGGTGGGTGCGCCAGCGGCACGAACGTCTCGCGGCCCCGCGCCCGGCATTGCCGGACATAATCCTTCACCACCGTGTAGCCGCCGCCATAGCCATGCTCATCGCGCAGCCGCTCGAAGATCCGCTTGGCTGTGTGCCGCTGCTTCAGCGGAGCAACTCGGTCTTCTCCCAGTATCGCGTCAATCACCGGAAGTAATGGACCAAGCTTTGGCTTCGCCACAGGCTTCGTGCGCGTGTACCCCGGCGGCAGCGAGAACCGGCACATCTTCGATATCGTCTCGCGGCTCAGGCCGAACACCTTCGCCGCCTCGCGCTGACTGTTCCCTTCCACAAACACAAAGCGCCGAACTGCTGCGTAACTCTCCACGGCAAACATCCCCGGCCGCTCCCAAAAAGAGCAACCCTACCAATGGCTGGTTTTTACACCGCCGCGCTCAGCAAATCGCCGACGCTCCACTGGCCTGGTTTGTCACCGCCCTCCACACTTACGTCGCGATCTCATTAATCCAACGCTGCCATAACAAGTTATCGATAATATCGTCTCTAATCGATAAACTGTCAATACTCGTGCGCGGCGTCCGGCGCAGCCGGATGGCCCTGCGGGTCGCGAGGCAACTTCGCGTCCATGATAACCCAGCATAGTGCTTCGGCATTTCGCCATCGCGGTTGCCGGATCGGGGAAGCCTTAATCCGAAAGACGGTGCGCAATTTGCTTT contains the following coding sequences:
- the istA gene encoding IS21 family transposase, whose protein sequence is MFAVESYAAVRRFVFVEGNSQREAAKVFGLSRETISKMCRFSLPPGYTRTKPVAKPKLGPLLPVIDAILGEDRVAPLKQRHTAKRIFERLRDEHGYGGGYTVVKDYVRQCRARGRETFVPLAHPPGHAQVDFGEAVGVIDGVRQKVHFFCMDLPQSDACFVKAYPAETTEAFLDGHVSAFAFFGGVPCSILYDNTKIAVAKICGDGKRERTQAFTGLVSHYLFTDRFGRPGKGNDKGKVEGLVKHARSHFMVPIPHAASYDAFNAELERRCRARQEERAGRHSETIGARLLADLAAMRPLPAGAFEPCETRSARVSSTALVRYRTNDYSVPTRYGFQDVVVKGFVDAVVILCGGEEIARHPRCYGEAMFVANPLHYLALIETKPNALDQAAALQDWALPEVFQHLRHLLEGRMGNKGKREFIQVLRLLEAIPMEVVTFAVNEAIHIGAIGFDAVKQIALARIERRPARLDLAAYPHLPRMEVKTTCAADYTALVPGLAA